In the Peromyscus maniculatus bairdii isolate BWxNUB_F1_BW_parent chromosome 20, HU_Pman_BW_mat_3.1, whole genome shotgun sequence genome, one interval contains:
- the LOC102924357 gene encoding DDB1- and CUL4-associated factor 1-like isoform X2, translated as MTTVVVHVDSKAELTALLEQWEEGHGSGQDMVPILTRMSELIEKETEEYHKGDPDPLDDRHPGRADPECMLGHLLRVFSKNDHFMNALVNGYVMTSRELSLNTAACRLLLDLLPGLETAVVFQEEEGIVENLFKWAQEADQPLRTYSTALLGGAMENQEIAANYRDENSQLVAIVLHRLRELQVQEVALRQESKCPIPQKLSSEPRLPLDEEAVNMDYGDMAVDIVNREHGDRENVRRGQQKLDFSPSEPDGVFAELSNSSWSEMSPWVIGTNYTLYPMTPTIEQRLLLQYVTPVGEYQELLPIFMQLGCRELLMFYMDLKQTNDVLLTFEALKVCLHPYSVLSAVVNYALWLMECSHASGCCHATMFFSVCFSFRAVLELFDYYDGLRRLVNLISTLEILNLEDQGAHVSDDKILATCQRGKYTCMALRKYFEAHLAIKLEQVKQSLQRTEGGILVHPQPPYKACSYTREQIVEMMEFLIEYGPAQFYWEPAEIFLKLSCVQLLVQLISISCKWKTYHGRNDTVRFALDVLAILTVVPKIQLQLAESVKVLDEHGSTESTVGINIILGVAEGEYFIHDAEIQKSALQVIINCVCGPDNRISSIGKFTSGTPQRKLFQNPKSSKHILAKMWNVVQSNNGIKVLLSLLSIKMPITDADHIRALACKALVGLSRSSTVGQIISKLPLFSSCQIQQLMKEPVLQDKLSNHVNFCNYAAELIERVSGKPLLVGTDMSLAQLQKAGVVAQSRISFPEKELLLLIRNHLISKGLGETATVLTREADLPMTAASRSSAFTPVTAAAFPLSLPWTPRIGNGIAGQLGNHTAVGASAPSACLAEPLPFVAQDSLALPGPSYADNSSLIGRTSFIRERPSLCNGRKVQVLQHKSDHGANSQSPAEKTHFDRHLPSPPTLDSIITEHLREQHARCKNPIATCPPFSLFTPHQCPEPKQRRQAPINFTSRLNSRALFPKYGGVDGGCFDRHLVFSRFRPISVFQEAHEYESGFTCCAFSAQERFLMLGTYTGQLKLYNVFSGQEEASYNCHNSAITHLEPSRDGSLLLTSGTWSHPLSALWGMRSVFDMKHSFTEDHYAEFSKYSQDQIIGTEEDIAHIYDIETGTKLLTLFNPDLANNYKRNCATFNPTDDLVLNDGVLWDVHSAQAIHKFDKFNRNISGVFHPNGLEVIINTEIWDLRTFHLLHTVPALDQCHVVFNHTGTVMYGAMLQADDEDDFLEERMRSPFGSSFRTFNATDYKPIATIDVKRNIFDLCTDTKDCYLAVIENQGSMDVPNMDTVCRLYEVGRQRLSEEEDEEEDSEEEELEEENDDDDTDDGEELDTDRQVVAEMEEPENSENTAQDGDNDFSSSDEELASLEEEEEGEDEHSDADEDLEVILVEDSSDNSDLEDDIIYSLNE; from the exons ATTTCATGAATGCACTGGTGAACGGGTATGTGATGACAAGTAGAGAGCTCTCTTTAAATACTGCAGCTTGCAGACTGCTCCTGGACCTCTTGCCAGGTCTAGAAACTGCAGTTGTCTTTCAAGAAGAGGAAGGGATTGTAGAAAATCTTTTCAAATGGGCCCAAGAGGCTGATCAGCCACTGAGGACATATTCTacagcactgttaggaggtgctATGGAAAATCAAGAGATTGCTGCAAACTATAGAGATGAAAATTCACAGCTGGTGGCAATAGTGCTTCACAGACTGAGAGAGCTACAAGTTCAGGAAGTGGCTTTGCGGCAGGAGAGTAAGTGTCCTATTCCACAGAAGCTTTCATCAGAGCCACGTTTGCCTCTGGATGAGGAAGCTGTGAATATGGACTATGGTGACATGGCAGTAGATATTGTGAATAGAGAGCATGGTGACAGAGAGAATGTTAGGAGAGGCCAGCAGAAGTTGGATTTCTCACCTTCTGAGCCAGATGGTGTGTTTGCTGAGCTGTCTAATAGCAGCTGGTCAGAAATGTCCCCCTGGGTGATTGGCACCAATTATACCCTCTATCCAATGACTCCCACTATTGAACAGAGACTTCTTCTCCAGTACGTGACCCCTGTAGGAGAGTATCAGGAGTTACTTCCCATATTCATGCAACTTGGATGCCGAGAATTGTTGATGTTTTATATGGATCTGAAACAGACTAATGATGTCCTGCTTACTTTTGAGGCACTCAA AGTTTGCTTGCATCCCTATAGTGTTCTATCTGCTGTGGTGAACTATGCCCTATGGTTAATGGAATGTTCTCATGCTTCAGGATGCTGCCATGCTACAAtgtttttctcagtttgcttCTCATTCcgggctgtcttggaactctttgACTATTATGATGGTCTGCGTCGTCTAGTGAACTTGATCAGTACTCTGGAGATTTTAAATTTGGAAGACCAGGGTGCACATGTGAGTGATGATAAAATCCTTGCTACCTGCCAAAGGGGCAAATATACCTGCATGGCTCTGCGAAAGTATTTTGAGGCTCACTTGGCCATTAAACTGGAGCAAGTCAAGCAGTCACTTCAGAGGACTGAGGGTGGTATTCTTGTGCACCCTCAACCTCCATACAAGGCATGCTCATACACTCGTGAGCAGATTGTGGAAATGATGGAGTTTTTGATAGAATATGGCCCAGCTCAGTTTTATTGGGAACCTGCTGAAATCTTCCTCAAGCTTTCTTGTGTGCAGCTCTTGGTGCAGCTTATTTCCATCTCCTGCAAGTGGAAGACCTATCATGGAAGGAATGACACTGTGCGCTTTGCTTTGGACGTCCTGGCTATCCTCACTGTGGTGCCAAAAATCCAGCTCCAATTGGCAGAGTCGGTGAAGGTCTTGGATGAACATGGCTCTACTGAATCCACTGTAGGTATCAACATCATTTTGGGAGTGGCTGAAGGTGAATACTTTATTCATGATGCTGAAATCCAGAAGTCAGCCCTTCAAGTAATCATCAATTGTGTGTGTGGCCCAGATAACCGAATATCCAGTATTGGTAAATTTACTTCTGGAACTCCTCAGAGAAAGCTATTTCAGAACCCCAAGAGCAGTAAGCATATCTTGGCCAAGATGTGGAATGTGGTCCAGTCCAACAATGGCATCAAGGTGCTTCTGTCCCTATTGTCCATCAAGATGCCCATCACAGATGCAGACCACATCAGGGCCCTGGCCTGCAAGGCCCTAGTGGGCTTGTCTCGAAGTAGCACTGTTGGACAGATCATCAGCAAATTGCCCCTTTTTAGTAGCTGCCAGATTCAACAGCTGATGAAGGAGCCAGTGCTGCAGGACAAGCTTAGCAACCATGTCAATTTCTGCAACTATGCAGCTGAGCTCATTGAGAGAGTATCAGGAAAACCTCTTCTGGTTGGCACTGATATGTCCCTGGCCCAACTACAGAAAGCAGGTGTTGTTGCCCAGTCAAGGATCTCCTTCCCTGAGAAAGAACTGCTCCTGTTGATAAGAAACCATCTCATTTCTAAAGGACTTGGAGAGACAGCCACTGTGCTGACCAGAGAGGCTGACCTGCCCATGACTGCAGCCTCACGTTCTTCTGCCTTCACccctgtgactgctgctgcttttccactctctcttccctGGACTCCTCGAATTGGCAATGGCATTGCTGGCCAACTGGGCAACCATACAGCTGTGGGTGCTTCTGCCCCTTCTGCCTGCCTTGCTGAACCTCTGCCATTCGTAGCTCAGGATTCATTGGCTTTGCCTGGCCCATCATATGCAGACAACTCCTCTTTAATTGGCAGGACCAGTTTTATCAGAGAGAGGCCATCACTGTGCAATGGCAGGAAAGTTCAAGTGTTGCAGCATAAGTCAGACCATGGTGCTAATAGCCAGAGCCCTGCTGAAAAAACACACTTCGATAGACATCTTCCTTCCCCACCAACACTGGACAGTATCATCACAGAGCATCTTAGGGAGCAACATGCTCGCTGCAAGAATCCCATTGCCACGTGTccacctttttctctctttactcCTCACCAGTGTCCTGAGCCAAAACAGAGGCGGCAAGCACCAATCAACTTTACCTCAAGGCTAAACAGCAGGGCATTGTTTCCAAAATatggaggagtggatggcggATGCTTTGATAGGCACCTCGTCTTTAGCAGATTTCGTCCTATTTCAGTGTTCCAGGAAGCTCATGAATATGAGAGTGGCTTTACGTGTTGTGCATTCTCAGCTCAGGAGAGGTTCCTGATGCTTGGTACTTATACAGGGCAGCTGAAACTCTACAATGTATTTAGTGGACAGGAAGAGGCCAGCTACAACTGTCACAACTCAGCCATCACACACCTTGAACCTTCCAGGGATGGGTCCTTACTTCTGACATCTGGCACTTGGAGCCATCCTTTGTCTGCACTTTGGGGGATGAGGTCAGTATTTGATATGAAGCATTCCTTCACAGAAGATCATTATGCTGAGTTCAGTAAGTACTCTCAGGATCAGATCATAGGCACAGAAGAAGACATTGCCCATATTTATGATATTGAGACTGGCACCAAGCTGTTGACTCTGTTTAACCCAGATCTTGCCAACAACTACAAGAGGAACTgtgccacctttaatcctacaGATGACCTTGTCTTAAATGATGGGGTGCTCTGGGATGTCCACTCTGCCCAGGCCATCCACAAGTTTGACAAGTTCAACAGGAATATCAGTGGTGTTTTCCATCCCAATGGGCTGGAGGTCATCATCAACACAGAGATTTGGGACCTGCGAACTTTCCATCTTTTACACACAGTTCCTGCTCTGGATCAATGTCATGTGGTGTTTAACCACACTGGGACAGTGATGTATGGAGCAATGTTGCAGGCAGATGATGAAGATGACTTCTTGGAAGAGAGGATGAGGAGCCCCTTTGGGTCATCCTTCCGAACATTTAATGCAACTGATTACAAACCTATAGCTACTATTGATGTGAAACGGAACATCTTTGACCTGTGTACAGACACCAAAGATTGCTATCTTGCTGTCATTGAGAATCAAGGCAGTATGGATGTCCCTAACATGGACACAGTATGCAGGCTTTATGAGGTGGGCAGGCAGCGATTgtcagaggaagaagatgaagaggaggactCTGAAGAGGAAGAACTGGAGGAagagaatgatgatgatgacactGATGATGGAGAGGAACTTGACACTGACCGGCAGGTGGTCGCAGAAAtggaggaacctgaaaacagtgAGAACACAGCACAGGATGGCGACAATGACTTCTCTTCCTCTGATGAGGAGCTAGCAAGcctagaggaggaagaggagggggaagatgaACACTCTGATGCAGATGAGGATTTGGAAGTGATTCTGGTGGAGGACAGCTCAGACAACTCTGATTTGGAAGATGACATCATCTATTCTCTGAATGAGTGA
- the LOC102924357 gene encoding DDB1- and CUL4-associated factor 1-like isoform X1 has protein sequence MTTVVVHVDSKAELTALLEQWEEGHGSGQDMVPILTRMSELIEKETEEYHKGDPDPLDDRHPGRADPECMLGHLLRVFSKNDHFMNALVNGYVMTSRELSLNTAACRLLLDLLPGLETAVVFQEEEGIVENLFKWAQEADQPLRTYSTALLGGAMENQEIAANYRDENSQLVAIVLHRLRELQVQEVALRQESKCPIPQKLSSEPRLPLDEEAVNMDYGDMAVDIVNREHGDRENVRRGQQKLDFSPSEPDGVFAELSNSSWSEMSPWVIGTNYTLYPMTPTIEQRLLLQYVTPVGEYQELLPIFMQLGCRELLMFYMDLKQTNDVLLTFEALKHLASLLIHNKFAIDFVVHGGVQKLLEIPRPSMAATGVSICLYYLSSNQDAMERVCLHPYSVLSAVVNYALWLMECSHASGCCHATMFFSVCFSFRAVLELFDYYDGLRRLVNLISTLEILNLEDQGAHVSDDKILATCQRGKYTCMALRKYFEAHLAIKLEQVKQSLQRTEGGILVHPQPPYKACSYTREQIVEMMEFLIEYGPAQFYWEPAEIFLKLSCVQLLVQLISISCKWKTYHGRNDTVRFALDVLAILTVVPKIQLQLAESVKVLDEHGSTESTVGINIILGVAEGEYFIHDAEIQKSALQVIINCVCGPDNRISSIGKFTSGTPQRKLFQNPKSSKHILAKMWNVVQSNNGIKVLLSLLSIKMPITDADHIRALACKALVGLSRSSTVGQIISKLPLFSSCQIQQLMKEPVLQDKLSNHVNFCNYAAELIERVSGKPLLVGTDMSLAQLQKAGVVAQSRISFPEKELLLLIRNHLISKGLGETATVLTREADLPMTAASRSSAFTPVTAAAFPLSLPWTPRIGNGIAGQLGNHTAVGASAPSACLAEPLPFVAQDSLALPGPSYADNSSLIGRTSFIRERPSLCNGRKVQVLQHKSDHGANSQSPAEKTHFDRHLPSPPTLDSIITEHLREQHARCKNPIATCPPFSLFTPHQCPEPKQRRQAPINFTSRLNSRALFPKYGGVDGGCFDRHLVFSRFRPISVFQEAHEYESGFTCCAFSAQERFLMLGTYTGQLKLYNVFSGQEEASYNCHNSAITHLEPSRDGSLLLTSGTWSHPLSALWGMRSVFDMKHSFTEDHYAEFSKYSQDQIIGTEEDIAHIYDIETGTKLLTLFNPDLANNYKRNCATFNPTDDLVLNDGVLWDVHSAQAIHKFDKFNRNISGVFHPNGLEVIINTEIWDLRTFHLLHTVPALDQCHVVFNHTGTVMYGAMLQADDEDDFLEERMRSPFGSSFRTFNATDYKPIATIDVKRNIFDLCTDTKDCYLAVIENQGSMDVPNMDTVCRLYEVGRQRLSEEEDEEEDSEEEELEEENDDDDTDDGEELDTDRQVVAEMEEPENSENTAQDGDNDFSSSDEELASLEEEEEGEDEHSDADEDLEVILVEDSSDNSDLEDDIIYSLNE, from the coding sequence ATTTCATGAATGCACTGGTGAACGGGTATGTGATGACAAGTAGAGAGCTCTCTTTAAATACTGCAGCTTGCAGACTGCTCCTGGACCTCTTGCCAGGTCTAGAAACTGCAGTTGTCTTTCAAGAAGAGGAAGGGATTGTAGAAAATCTTTTCAAATGGGCCCAAGAGGCTGATCAGCCACTGAGGACATATTCTacagcactgttaggaggtgctATGGAAAATCAAGAGATTGCTGCAAACTATAGAGATGAAAATTCACAGCTGGTGGCAATAGTGCTTCACAGACTGAGAGAGCTACAAGTTCAGGAAGTGGCTTTGCGGCAGGAGAGTAAGTGTCCTATTCCACAGAAGCTTTCATCAGAGCCACGTTTGCCTCTGGATGAGGAAGCTGTGAATATGGACTATGGTGACATGGCAGTAGATATTGTGAATAGAGAGCATGGTGACAGAGAGAATGTTAGGAGAGGCCAGCAGAAGTTGGATTTCTCACCTTCTGAGCCAGATGGTGTGTTTGCTGAGCTGTCTAATAGCAGCTGGTCAGAAATGTCCCCCTGGGTGATTGGCACCAATTATACCCTCTATCCAATGACTCCCACTATTGAACAGAGACTTCTTCTCCAGTACGTGACCCCTGTAGGAGAGTATCAGGAGTTACTTCCCATATTCATGCAACTTGGATGCCGAGAATTGTTGATGTTTTATATGGATCTGAAACAGACTAATGATGTCCTGCTTACTTTTGAGGCACTCAAGCACCTAGCATCTCTCCTGATCCATAACAAATTTGCCATAGACTTTGTTGTACATGGTGGAGTACAGAAATTACTGGAAATTCCTCGGCCTTCTATGGCTGCAACTGGTGTATCTATATGCTTGTATTACCTGTCCTCCAACCAGGATGCTATGGAAAGAGTTTGCTTGCATCCCTATAGTGTTCTATCTGCTGTGGTGAACTATGCCCTATGGTTAATGGAATGTTCTCATGCTTCAGGATGCTGCCATGCTACAAtgtttttctcagtttgcttCTCATTCcgggctgtcttggaactctttgACTATTATGATGGTCTGCGTCGTCTAGTGAACTTGATCAGTACTCTGGAGATTTTAAATTTGGAAGACCAGGGTGCACATGTGAGTGATGATAAAATCCTTGCTACCTGCCAAAGGGGCAAATATACCTGCATGGCTCTGCGAAAGTATTTTGAGGCTCACTTGGCCATTAAACTGGAGCAAGTCAAGCAGTCACTTCAGAGGACTGAGGGTGGTATTCTTGTGCACCCTCAACCTCCATACAAGGCATGCTCATACACTCGTGAGCAGATTGTGGAAATGATGGAGTTTTTGATAGAATATGGCCCAGCTCAGTTTTATTGGGAACCTGCTGAAATCTTCCTCAAGCTTTCTTGTGTGCAGCTCTTGGTGCAGCTTATTTCCATCTCCTGCAAGTGGAAGACCTATCATGGAAGGAATGACACTGTGCGCTTTGCTTTGGACGTCCTGGCTATCCTCACTGTGGTGCCAAAAATCCAGCTCCAATTGGCAGAGTCGGTGAAGGTCTTGGATGAACATGGCTCTACTGAATCCACTGTAGGTATCAACATCATTTTGGGAGTGGCTGAAGGTGAATACTTTATTCATGATGCTGAAATCCAGAAGTCAGCCCTTCAAGTAATCATCAATTGTGTGTGTGGCCCAGATAACCGAATATCCAGTATTGGTAAATTTACTTCTGGAACTCCTCAGAGAAAGCTATTTCAGAACCCCAAGAGCAGTAAGCATATCTTGGCCAAGATGTGGAATGTGGTCCAGTCCAACAATGGCATCAAGGTGCTTCTGTCCCTATTGTCCATCAAGATGCCCATCACAGATGCAGACCACATCAGGGCCCTGGCCTGCAAGGCCCTAGTGGGCTTGTCTCGAAGTAGCACTGTTGGACAGATCATCAGCAAATTGCCCCTTTTTAGTAGCTGCCAGATTCAACAGCTGATGAAGGAGCCAGTGCTGCAGGACAAGCTTAGCAACCATGTCAATTTCTGCAACTATGCAGCTGAGCTCATTGAGAGAGTATCAGGAAAACCTCTTCTGGTTGGCACTGATATGTCCCTGGCCCAACTACAGAAAGCAGGTGTTGTTGCCCAGTCAAGGATCTCCTTCCCTGAGAAAGAACTGCTCCTGTTGATAAGAAACCATCTCATTTCTAAAGGACTTGGAGAGACAGCCACTGTGCTGACCAGAGAGGCTGACCTGCCCATGACTGCAGCCTCACGTTCTTCTGCCTTCACccctgtgactgctgctgcttttccactctctcttccctGGACTCCTCGAATTGGCAATGGCATTGCTGGCCAACTGGGCAACCATACAGCTGTGGGTGCTTCTGCCCCTTCTGCCTGCCTTGCTGAACCTCTGCCATTCGTAGCTCAGGATTCATTGGCTTTGCCTGGCCCATCATATGCAGACAACTCCTCTTTAATTGGCAGGACCAGTTTTATCAGAGAGAGGCCATCACTGTGCAATGGCAGGAAAGTTCAAGTGTTGCAGCATAAGTCAGACCATGGTGCTAATAGCCAGAGCCCTGCTGAAAAAACACACTTCGATAGACATCTTCCTTCCCCACCAACACTGGACAGTATCATCACAGAGCATCTTAGGGAGCAACATGCTCGCTGCAAGAATCCCATTGCCACGTGTccacctttttctctctttactcCTCACCAGTGTCCTGAGCCAAAACAGAGGCGGCAAGCACCAATCAACTTTACCTCAAGGCTAAACAGCAGGGCATTGTTTCCAAAATatggaggagtggatggcggATGCTTTGATAGGCACCTCGTCTTTAGCAGATTTCGTCCTATTTCAGTGTTCCAGGAAGCTCATGAATATGAGAGTGGCTTTACGTGTTGTGCATTCTCAGCTCAGGAGAGGTTCCTGATGCTTGGTACTTATACAGGGCAGCTGAAACTCTACAATGTATTTAGTGGACAGGAAGAGGCCAGCTACAACTGTCACAACTCAGCCATCACACACCTTGAACCTTCCAGGGATGGGTCCTTACTTCTGACATCTGGCACTTGGAGCCATCCTTTGTCTGCACTTTGGGGGATGAGGTCAGTATTTGATATGAAGCATTCCTTCACAGAAGATCATTATGCTGAGTTCAGTAAGTACTCTCAGGATCAGATCATAGGCACAGAAGAAGACATTGCCCATATTTATGATATTGAGACTGGCACCAAGCTGTTGACTCTGTTTAACCCAGATCTTGCCAACAACTACAAGAGGAACTgtgccacctttaatcctacaGATGACCTTGTCTTAAATGATGGGGTGCTCTGGGATGTCCACTCTGCCCAGGCCATCCACAAGTTTGACAAGTTCAACAGGAATATCAGTGGTGTTTTCCATCCCAATGGGCTGGAGGTCATCATCAACACAGAGATTTGGGACCTGCGAACTTTCCATCTTTTACACACAGTTCCTGCTCTGGATCAATGTCATGTGGTGTTTAACCACACTGGGACAGTGATGTATGGAGCAATGTTGCAGGCAGATGATGAAGATGACTTCTTGGAAGAGAGGATGAGGAGCCCCTTTGGGTCATCCTTCCGAACATTTAATGCAACTGATTACAAACCTATAGCTACTATTGATGTGAAACGGAACATCTTTGACCTGTGTACAGACACCAAAGATTGCTATCTTGCTGTCATTGAGAATCAAGGCAGTATGGATGTCCCTAACATGGACACAGTATGCAGGCTTTATGAGGTGGGCAGGCAGCGATTgtcagaggaagaagatgaagaggaggactCTGAAGAGGAAGAACTGGAGGAagagaatgatgatgatgacactGATGATGGAGAGGAACTTGACACTGACCGGCAGGTGGTCGCAGAAAtggaggaacctgaaaacagtgAGAACACAGCACAGGATGGCGACAATGACTTCTCTTCCTCTGATGAGGAGCTAGCAAGcctagaggaggaagaggagggggaagatgaACACTCTGATGCAGATGAGGATTTGGAAGTGATTCTGGTGGAGGACAGCTCAGACAACTCTGATTTGGAAGATGACATCATCTATTCTCTGAATGAGTGA